The segment TTTAAGTTCTTTATTAGTCGACTTTTGAATCTTATCAAGATCAGTCTGGCTCCTACTAGTTTCTTTAGATATCAGCTCCCTCTCTTGGAAAACTGCCCTTCAAGAAACAAAAACTTTGTTCTCGGAGGGTTTTTAAAACAAATATGCACAGGACTTGTCGGGATACCCAATGAAGCAACACTTCTTTGATCTCGGATCAAGCTTGTCAATTGCTTCGTGATGAACGAAAGCCTCATAGCCCTAACTTTTATATGTACCAATGAGGAACAAACTCGACTCCACATTTCATAGGGCGTCTTTGAAACCATATTAGTTCATACAAGGTTTATGACATAAGCATTAATCTTTATGGCAATACCCCAGAAATTTATCAGATTTGTCATCATTAATCTAACTATATCAAGCAATGTTCAATTTCTCCTCTGAGACACAACATTATGCTGCAAAGCTATTCCACAACTTTTACGATAGTCGTAAAACTGATGAGTACGATACACTCTAGTTCTTTCAGATCGGAGAATCATAATCATTTGGAATGTCTTGATCGCCTCAAAGGCATCTAACCGATgtttaatcatataaacatatgcatATATACTGAAATCATTAGTTAATGTTACAAAATATCTCTCACCATGTTGTATGGTAGATATAAATGGTCCACACAAGTCCGtgtaaattgatgggttttggtcataagacatcctatgtactcatacaaaccctaatgcttggatctaggtttctctattgtacatgctttgaatccaagactataaaccctaattctagcattcaaataatcatattaacatataattaggtttatgatattaccttgattgttatgtagcaataacaatcccaattccttcttgaattgactttggaaggcttagagtcacaagtgtcactcctctaatggcttacaaacaccaagagcaaatggagaagatatgaggagagaggggaggtattgaattcgtccttaggacttctagggaaggcttggacgaattcatgagccttaggggtctttatatagggttgggattagggttttagtccttatccttatctagttacttgcccatcaagcaaccataagataagccttgaaaaacccttatctcttaggccttgaacgatttcaaggatatccttatccttgaattcatccatcctttaacaaggataaccattgccctattttgcaactatcacataattacaattcagcccctctagtttaattaattacatttgatcacaaaattaattcttaattaattattgaccaatattaattaaacaaatatgatttctcctttaatatattattcttataacatattaataaatcataataacctctctctctctgcatttatttctccaatcatgttgctttggtgaaggcaacccaaaaggaccatgcacaatcgggtcaagtacataccaaaatagttatggacttagacactaatccaatagtctcccacttggataagtctaataactattctgcgtatgactttggatcccgatctgcaatcgtagcttttcaAATCCGCTGTCAACTCTTATCATATCAAATAcatgtgtccttagataagggatcatatattcctccattctagatatcatatgagatatgatttcaaatcattctctttgtactacttctcgatttctgatttatgatgactgactaattgaacaaatcaaattagccctagcccagccgagcatttacgtttgtcatcactaaaccatcgaggggcccaaagatatcgcttttatcctactttcaataaaaggaatggataaactttgatacaatgctcgcttgcactcactaaccaaatcacacacaacaatatgttttataacaccaagttactagtgcgtttacatattatcaatgtgcaaccgattcgcaagatacaactcacacatctcggtttcaagaatataagatgttatcgtctcactaattactcgtgatacaattcatggagtgatccaagtgagcgtgggtttcatctaatgctcaaattcatattcataagcactcatgaacgttgcagcaaacatttgcttatgtctaatgctcgttagacaatccacacaccaattcatgacagtcttcattcatatctacttccaacatatgaacgactgtggctcgtttgaataattcgattattcttaataaactcaattattctggaagtcaaaacatgtaaatgtgaaacacaagaataatactaatcccatatggcctcaaacctttgagtataaataaaacaccttttatttatcaccattttgattactcattatttgtcgtttcgggtaatcaacttcgtacttgaattattacacttgtcccatgctcctagcatgcacacaatgtttacctatggttcttactttgtgaaatagatcacattgaacacatttgcaatcattctcatttcacaactccaaatccatttttcataagtttaagaatttcaaattcttgccacttatagaatatgctagattctaacatttatgCAACTTACCCTTTCGTAATGCcaatgcaccaaagtcacaaagactattgccaatgatattataaagtcttctatcggagattattacaagacaattccttagatgtgatgtctctcactcaaagtacattcctttgaacatccttttgcataaaagtttctaatctagtcatagattttatttaatattcaattcccaatatggatacatttccatattttccatatgacaactcattcttaatagaatctcatctattcgtaatgatgtcgatatggtccatccaatatggacacatttccatattttccatatgaaaactcattcttaatagaatcttttctattcataataatgtcaatatggtccatccaacaccatgcttccaactactcacaagtgactaatcctcatcgaactttggattgtcctttgatagttgtttaattactttagtcaaaactgattctagtcctttttccctctaaatgcgctagacatttggaaaaaaaaattagaatggtcaaacattaaagcatttgcaatctatcctatactcgaagcatatgggacacgacgcataatgttttatttgctatgttctcaaaattcgaattgtgaagaggaatgccataatcataatcgaaattttaagaacacactatgtacccttgactaagtttattaacatttctcaacctaatcctttagatttgaaatgaatcataaaattctctcccttaattatagcaaaacaacctttcaactcttacagctttgcaaagtatgactcttgttttctataattaatattgctaaccttgcaatactttccttaataatcatacaatcataacttttatgctcccactatcatgatgattaaaacataacacttatgctcccattagcttcgacatgtattcataaacatctcaacttccagaaagacaatacttattgaatttcttaagttcatgtttctaatacttagtgctttaataatcttttatcaaggatttttgaacttatacacctttgccttcgatagttcatatgtgtgtctaaacaattaagactaattgccaaacctcacaattcaaattatggaaagggatgccgtaaccataatcgaatttgagaatgcaattttataatcactatcttcttaaaatctttcttagtgaaagcattttgtcacaatcattttcatgaaggaggaaatcttatgacacttagatttaaatggcgtatgtgttcctatccatgtgaatttgttaaaaccaaggtttacgacaaattcaaactcatatggaccgaactttcttaatcttgatttcttgccttatggtagcacaactgcccaccacgtcttccaagtagttaagaagttcaccctttcctatcaatgtacctttcattgattaaggtgccttcccttttatgcgttcaaaatgagaattcatagaactcacatgcataattaactcgattggatagGCACAGAAaccaaataatgtcatcacgataggttgtaaacctcaactcgtatgctagtgatgatcgataaggtttatttgatttgttcttgaaacttttcaagactataaagactcccactgactccttgacatatacaattctcttgtcaaaacatttcttgacaaacaaatattcaagagttagtgtagtttttatcaaaacaaaacacttcataattttggtcttagttggtctttgtcttatccaagacatcacaactttccacaattgatgaatgttataaaccttcttaatacttttcactcaatgtcataatcttaactctaagacttgatttggaacgaagtatgattgacttttgatttaaccatttcttcaattcatgattcctcttcttagacatacaattgtactaagagtcacttagaggatcaattgagatatggttcttaatcattaagacctatcataaagcataaaaggtactctcccttcttcttagaatggagaaacttttatctttctgcctacttgattcttgttgttcgttttactattgatttaaactttttcaatcaattcagaattacacttaatcttataagtataatcatatttactaaacctttagtaaatcatgacgaatattttgttactcttatggtgaactttgatcaacacacaactttgtgtactcgatctcctagtccttcacttgacactttgtcaatgaattagtctaatttccaaatacgaaatttctcattcatcgtgcatccacgttgcatgattccaagtttctgtccaattgaaacttgggcgatgagaaactctccctatttggtaaattcttgacttttccataaacaccataaataagaatcatatccatttgttgtagaaatatgcaaacaccaattttcataacgatttcattgcaaggaaataaacaaataaataaataagtcaaacgaaaatttattttatttataaaagcagcggaaaacatttgtccttacaatgtaaaatccattgaaaactatgtatttcaaaagaaaattttctaacaactctatcataactatctaagatcaaaatctaatcttcaagtccatgcgatcaagatccattccttgtgattagattcatcttgctctttcaccaagcttcctttcttttcaccgatcctgtaaaacattcaaatgcaatcttattacattatgtattaagaattaatgaataggaacttaatggagttagatagtggattttacctgaagcgcagccatactctttgactctcccatcttctggactcttcaggctctttgggcagacttatatccaacgccctttcttttggcagcaaatgcaggtcggttctcctggaacgtcctcggaagcatggtcggttgactttcccaacaaatacgctccattgcttcgccaaatcatttctgattcagcagcaatgagcatgtcagttaggtcaatgaggttgtcgtcatgatccatcatataatactctcttttgaactcattatatgattcaggaagtgactgcaaaacccaattcacagccaactcatctgggaatgacacacccaacattatcaacctatcaatgtgtgatttcattcctagaacgtgggtacacacgggtttaccatcttcatgtttcatttccaataaggctttagtgatattgaacctttcaattcttcgatcttgtgggttggggagaacaataggaggaggatgaggaagtgaagcatgatttcttgttcctcgattgaatcatggaataccatcttcatgtggaatgcttgttccacgggatttgggaagaccatagttgtcgaactttgacatctacaaaacgagagaaaaacaaattcaagttagttgattgattgagtccttagtaaatcacccaaatgagatactaaggctaggacccaacacaatattctacaactcgggagtgggatgccgtaaccctaattgtagaatatttgaaggtaagtgaatgacgattcactaatttccaccacgaaaaacgaaaaagaattttaagttttaaatctatgaaaactcctagatcctttgagattcattgtactttcaatggcatgtttaaatctcgatatgcccctcttgtttctgactgggatgccgaggatcacaaagcgggtgtgaataaccatgcaaacttacatggtgccctcacatgttacagtcacctatttgatgtgccggtaaaccacacacgctccaccgaactatgacaaacattgagtcaccctttgctacctttgcttagaaccatttagtgtgccggtaaaccacacacgctccactaacgtcttcgcaagggcacaaagtgtaatttcatggaattgcatcaattcacttttgcctaagtaactaagattgagaattttatgaaaacatttagttacttttatacttcattatacttataatggaaggtttcgtcctatcctacccgtttggctaacgaccctccactagtcaagagtgcggtgggtaagagtggatacccattcaatcgccattttataggcaatttccttaaacaccccttatagaccagcttcgtgaatgaggcctactaacaataagactgacttttactcatacatatatataatgttagacttttaatgttatatatagtatagggtgtattttatacttttaaaatattaggtggtcaaacttaacaattatacctttaattcaattaaattggaaaccaaaacttttatggatttattaaacctcctttaattatacaccttaattaattaataaaaccataagggtgtggtttaaactttttcaaaactatgctaggtttttagaatttaacattcctaattaaacttttaatcaacttttaaattcgaaaacttgagggcaagttttgaaacatttcaacacattagggtttagaatttaaatatacatcaaaattaaactatttaatcaaaatttaaattccaaaacttgagggcaagttttgaaacctttttcaaaacattagggttttaactatttaaatttcaaaacaacaaaacttttgggttcaaatttaaactataaaacctaaagggcaaaatatgaaacttttcataacagcaaggatcaaataacaaataattcaaattaacatttaatcacataattatccatatttgatttatttaatgatttattgcaaaacaatttatcaatttagtcaaaataattaatcaattatcttataaggaaacaattatcttattaattgataaatatcttcaattagatcaaaattatagtcaaatatatcatataatcggattaatattgatctaacatgataaggtaactatcccaatgcaaaaacaacaagaaatcctgagattatccccatctgacgagttgactcgtcgagtcaggcttggactcgtcgagtcaccttggactcggcgagttcagctatggactcggcgagtccagcctccagaaacccaaaaaaacgaattttccagatatctaatgcatcaatacaattgaaaccaagctaggctctgataccacttatgggttttggtcataagacatcctatgtactcatacaaaccctaatgcttggatctaggtttctctattgtacatgctttgaatccaagactataaaccctaattctagcattcaaataatcatactaacatataattaggtttatgatattaccttgattgttatgtagcaataacaatcccaattccttcttgaattgactttggaaggcttagagtcacaagtgtcactcctctaatggcttacaaacaccaagagcaaatggagaagatatgaggagagaggggaggtattgaattcgtccttaggacttatagggaaggcttggacgaattcatgagccttaggggtctttatatagggttgggattagggtattagtccttatccttatctagttacttgcacatcaagcaaccataagataagccttgaaaaacccttatctcttaggccttgaacgatttcaaggatatccttatccttgaattcgtccatcctttaacaaggataaccattgccctattttgcaactatcacataattacaattcagcccctctagttgaattaattacatttgatcacaaaattaattcttaattaattattgaccaatattaattaaacaaatatgatttctcctttaatatattattcttataacatattaataaatcataataacctctctctctctctctatttatttctctaatcatgttgctttggtgaaggcaacccaaaaggaccatgcacaatcgggtcaagtacataccaaaatagttatggacttagacactaatccaacataaatgAGGCCTAACAAATCGTTGAGTCATTCACATTTACATGTGAACGGCTCATTTGTCATATTTCCAAGTAAACAAAATTCACATACAATATTTCACTCTAAGCTAAATTATACCAAGATCACATCTGAATGGAGCAAAGTGATTCGCTTCTTGTTTATATTACCATGTCGACAACGTTACACACACGATTTATACTAAATATATTCAGATAAGTTAGAATCGAAAACTAAGATTAAGTTATCATTCTTTCTTATACCTATCATGGTCTAATAGATGTCACTGCACATATCAGCTTTAAAGTAAAGATTGTTTGAAAACTAGTTTGGATTAAATTGATAATtaaaaaatacattgctattatggTTTAAAACTTAAATATATTGCTATAAATATAaactaaagtacattgctataataaacaaaatgACATTCCTATTATGGTTTAACTGTTAAGCATATTTTTAGAATAAACTTAAGTACATTGATATTTCTTTGTTTtttagacaatggaaaatctaaacaTACTTGGTATTGTTTGCTTTTGTGTTATTTCTTAGTTTTGTTACCATTTTTTAGGTTGTAAGGTTGTGTGATGAAGTTTCTACCATGCGACAAGTACAAGAGCAAATTAAAGAAcaaatgaccatgtttttcaGGAAATGGAATATGCTCGGTAATCAAACCCGTAATCTACCCGATGATATTGCTTAGTTTTGTAAACAACAGAATATGTAAACATACTTGGTATTGTTTGCTTTTGTGTTATTTCTTAGTTGGTACAGAACAACTTTGTAAAACTTGGTAGTGGGACacttttttgtatatttttacaTATTATCTTTAATGTTCAGTGAGGTTTGTATttgaatatatttattaataaattttgaGTATTGATTTTTTTTCGGCATATTgacaaaaaaaaacttgaaattttacatatttttagaAAAGTAAATCGACAATACAGGTAGATTAAAGACTGGATATATGTCGGTAAAAGGTCATGTCGGAACTAAGTCAAAGAGAGTAAAAAATGATAAAATCATATCTAATCTGTCGGTAAAATCATGTTTTCGGCATTTCTTTGGTATTCAGGTTAAACAACGTCGTATAGGCATCAGTCGCTAAAGTGTAGCTAATCCGTCAGTAAACTGGAGTCGTCGGTATGTCGTCCATAATTATCGACGAAATTTGTTTTCAGTTGGCTGTCGCTAAATTATGGGTATATATTTCCCAGTTTTTCTAGTATTGTAAATATATAAATGCCAtacaatatttttatgtatttacatGCATGTGTTGGAATATTTTGCATACCaggacatatattttttttattggtgCCTATTGGACATGATTATAAAAGTAGATTTCTTATATTAACAAAGTACTAATGCCTTGAATCTTAAGTTATCGATTAAAAACGAAACAGATATTACACCTTTGAAAATGCTAAATTTGTTAATTAGGACGCATTTTTCTCCATTATTTTTATCATATAAGGCTTGCTATCTAGGCTGACAGAAGCTCAAGTTGTGGCACTTTTTTGGCTACAACCTAGTCCCTGATCAGCCCCTTTCCTTTTACCATGAGCAGGCGTTTAGTGTCGTGAAGGAGCTGGAGGTGGGGATCCCCCCTCGGCAGGAGGTGGGGATCCACCCTCGGCAGGAGGAGGGGAACCACCGCCATCAGCAGGAGGCGAATCTTTTGGAGGGGAACCATCTTTTGGAGGCGGTGGTACAGCATCAGGAGGAACTGGTTTTGCATCTTTTGGAGGTTTCTTGTCACAGTCAAAGTAGCAGAAGCAGCCGCCTTTCCCTTCACGCTTGTGACAAGCTCCGTGGACTGCCTTCTCCCATTCTATGCACTTTTTGTCACACTTCTTGGAATTACACTTTCCAGACCAAGTCTGGCTCGTCTTTTCACATAGTTTTCCTTTCACTGTACCGATTTCTGTTCACATCATGCAAAAGTCACACAAGTCTCGTTGTTTATATAACTTGATATTGCTCTTGATTGTAAAGAAACAATTAAGAAACATAAATTGTTAGCATTTAAGGAAACAAAATCAGAATAATAAGTAAAAAATTGGAAAAGTAtctaaagcaacttgatagatTGAGCACCTGAAATGGCAAGAACGAAGAGGAGGAGAAGGATTGTATAGGTGGCAATTGATCTTTTTGCCATTTTTAAGTTATATATGATGAAACGGAAGAACCCGCAACACGTTAGATGAAGAAAATGTAGAGACAGTTATGGGTATTTATAGAAGAAGGAAGGAGTTTCAATAGTATGTTTGTCTAAGATGATTATAAACCATACGACAAACAACAGAAATACATAAATTACCACACGATAGGTAGTTTTTTTTGAAAGAAAGGAAACACAAGTTTTAAATTTTAGCCATTTTTTAATACTTCCAATAAAATGGTTAGGTTGTTATCATTATCGACTTCATAAAACCACAATAGAATTGCCGGCTTTTATTTTTAATCAAGGGCATCCCATTGATATGAGTCCTAGTACAAAAaaaatgagtaaattacacgaatagtccctatggtttacgGTAATTTACACGTttagtctctaacttatttttttaactcggaagatcCTTACTTTTTTGTTTTTCTACGTGCTTGGTCCCtgacttacctaaaaagactattttgcctttgattttttgatttatttaaataaacacacccacaATCTCACACTTTTCACCTTATCTTATCTACTCcatcatttttatatatttaaataaaagtctTTTTAGCTAAGATagagaccaaacgtgtaacaaaaacaaatagtagggacaaagcacataacaaaaacaaacagtaggaaccttccgagttaaaaaaataagatagggaccaaacgtgcaaattatcccaaaccgtagggaccatttgtgtaatttactcaaaaataaaAATCGTTCTTAGGTTTTTATATTTAAGCAAAATTTGTTAATACTACCATAAATCAATGAATGTTATAAAAGCAATCAAATCAAAAGAaccataatataatataatacaataatatatatatatatatatatatatatatatatatatatatatatatcctgaaAATGTTATAATCAATACTCTTCAATatatcgttatatatatatatatatatatatatatatatatatatatatatatatatatatatatatatatatatatatatatcgtgaaAATATTATAATCAATATTCTTTGATATATCGTTTTCAATACTTATCAATGTCAATATATTAAATCATTTTGTAAAGTTATGAATCATAGGTGAGATAAAACTTTAAACAACTACAAGCAGTATAAAACAACGTTAGTCCATGTTAGATGTTTTATACTTTAAAagtcttataattttttttatatttaaatgaagtataagggtttaattattatttaaaggGTATTTTTTACAATGATGGGTGTTAAGCCAAATTATGAATGAATTTGACGTGATCCGAACGTGTACTAGAGAGTTGAGGAGGGTgaatttggaaattttagaaaCTACAATTGAAAATAATAAGGAAGGTGAAGAATATAGTAGGTACCATTAATGTAATTTCACATTCAAACGTATCTTGATAGCCATTCTGATATTGCTTACTTAAATTAATAGCGGGTTTTTTAATATATGACTAAAGGCACATATGACAATCGTTAATTAGATGACGAGACATTTGGCTACCTTAATAGATTCATACTACTCCCGCGGTTTACCCGTGCTTAGTTGAATTTATTGACTTTGACATTCAGAGCATtgggcagaaatcacattgcCTTAGCTGTTTGTTATGGTCTAGTATGGTGTCTTTGGAAAGCTAGAAATGATCGAATCTTTAAGAAAATTTTTAGTGTTCCTTTCAGAATAGTGGAGAACGTTAAATCCCTTGTGTATTTGTGAGTGAAATGTACGGGTAGTAAGGATTGTTGTGAGTGGGAAGACCAGACTGTTTTCCCATTTTCGTCGCTTTAATTTTATTTCAATCTAATTGTATTGGTATGTTCTCCTTGCCCCCTTTTAGGTGCGTGCAATCTTGGggtatttttataatatttcagCCTTTTCCAAAAAAATGAAAATCATTAATTACGgcaatttttttataattaaatgtgaaatatattaattataagaaatattaccataattaaatatgaaatagATTAATAATTTTCTTAAGAAATACATTTCACATTTAATTATGgaaatatttttcataattaatgttttttatcTATGCATTTAAGGCATATATTAGGaaatccttatatatatatatatatatatatatatatatatatatatatatatatatatatataaggatttACACGAAGCATAACCGGAGGAATGCAGAGTGTAGTTGCGAAGTGGGTCGGGGTAAGATACCTCGTACGCTAGCGTACGAggaggtacgctgagcgtacgagggttaggttgaaaaccctaattttagggttgtaCCTTATATAAGCATAATGTTAGCCCTTTTCCTTGATTTCTAGGTCAGACTCCACCGtctcaaaaccctaaatcgtCTTTTAGTCTTCGTGGTGGCAATTTGAGCTCACGGTGTCCATTTTTGGTATGTTTGGTCCATTTCTAGAAGATGGAGTTTGGTGCAAGGATGGGAAAAAATGAAGAGAATATGGATCTTGCTCATGTGTCTCATTTCCAGCATGTTGCAGGTAAAAAGATTTGAACTTGATCATTGATGTCTTAGATCTATCATTTATCAGTTTTGGTTTAATTTGCTCCCGAGAATGAGATCTAGTTGTCTTGATTCCACCCCAGGAGCTTTGAGTTGCCCCTCTTAGTGTTTCTGAGGttcaaggtccataaagttggcacctttcgAGCTTAAAACCATCTATGGTTGAGTTTGGGTCCTTTtcatgaaagtagaatgctacacTTTGAGAATGGGTGTTTTTGGGGcatgtaaagtcaccaagtcagtgacatTATGGTTCTAAACATCCATTTAGAAGCGGATATGTGGTTTTGACTTAAAGGATTAAGCATTTGGAGCTTAATGAAGGATTTGTCACAATGGAGGAGTAGGTTGGGCGTATAAtttagtacgcgcaacgtacaagcAAAACAACCAATACGTTTACCGTGCAGTTGAATACGCCTCAGCAGAAGTTTCGCTATTGGTCTTCGATGAGGGCCATTTGTTGGGCTTATGTGTCTTGGTCCTATTTGGCCATCAGGTTGTGCTCTAATAGTGATTTTGAGAAGTCCTACGAAGGgaattaggcccaatttggaaaattgggccatgattTGGGCCACGAGTGGTTCTTGATATTTTGGGCTTGAGTGGTTAAGTTATTAATGGCCAA is part of the Lactuca sativa cultivar Salinas chromosome 7, Lsat_Salinas_v11, whole genome shotgun sequence genome and harbors:
- the LOC111919043 gene encoding major pollen allergen Art v 1, with the protein product MAKRSIATYTILLLLFVLAISEIGTVKGKLCEKTSQTWSGKCNSKKCDKKCIEWEKAVHGACHKREGKGGCFCYFDCDKKPPKDAKPVPPDAVPPPPKDGSPPKDSPPADGGGSPPPAEGGSPPPAEGGSPPPAPSRH